From the Sphingomonas suaedae genome, one window contains:
- a CDS encoding DUF3768 domain-containing protein, which yields MDYYDLRLKFGSPDPANEHITRRVMTILLASEY from the coding sequence ATCGACTATTATGATCTCCGCTTGAAGTTTGGCTCGCCCGATCCCGCGAACGAACATATCACCCGACGGGTGATGACAATCTTGCTGGCCTCAGAATACTGA
- the adh gene encoding aldehyde dehydrogenase: protein MDMQTSPAASMTAPFAERYDNFIGGKWVAPKDGRYFDNISPITGKPVGQVARSQAADVEAALDAAHAAKDAWGRTSVGERALILNRIADRMENNLEKLAIAETWDNGKPLRETMAADLPLAIDHFRYFAGCIRAQEGGISEIDHDTVAYHFHEPLGVVGQIIPWNFPILMAVWKLAPALAAGNCVVLKPAEQTPASIMVLMELIGDLLPAGVVNVVNGFGVEAGKPLASSSRIAKIAFTGETSTGRLIMQYATENLIPVTLELGGKSPNIFFEDVCREDDDYLDKAIEGFAMFALNQGEVCTCPSRALVHESIYDRFMERAVARVEAIKAGNPLDMETMIGAQASSEQQQKILSYIDIGKQEGAQLLTGGEAARFAGEIADGYYVKPTVFRGNNRMRIFQEEIFGPVLSVTTFKDHDEALQIANDTLYGLGAGVWSRDANTCYRFGRAIKAGRVWTNCYHAYPAHAAFGGYKQSGIGRENHRMMLDHYQQTKNMLVSYSPKKLGFF, encoded by the coding sequence ATGGACATGCAGACCAGCCCCGCCGCTTCGATGACCGCTCCGTTTGCGGAGCGATACGACAACTTCATCGGTGGCAAATGGGTCGCGCCCAAGGACGGGCGCTATTTCGACAATATCTCCCCGATCACCGGCAAGCCGGTCGGCCAGGTCGCGCGCAGTCAGGCGGCGGATGTGGAGGCCGCGCTCGACGCCGCACATGCAGCGAAGGACGCCTGGGGCCGCACCAGCGTGGGCGAGCGCGCGCTGATCCTGAACCGGATCGCCGACCGGATGGAGAACAATCTCGAGAAGCTCGCCATCGCGGAAACCTGGGACAATGGCAAACCGCTGCGCGAGACGATGGCCGCCGACCTGCCCCTGGCGATCGATCACTTCCGCTATTTCGCGGGCTGCATCCGCGCGCAGGAAGGCGGCATTTCGGAAATCGACCACGATACGGTCGCCTATCATTTTCACGAGCCGCTGGGCGTGGTCGGGCAGATCATCCCGTGGAACTTCCCGATCCTGATGGCGGTGTGGAAGCTCGCCCCGGCACTGGCCGCTGGCAATTGCGTGGTGCTCAAACCCGCCGAACAAACTCCGGCATCGATCATGGTGCTGATGGAACTGATCGGCGACCTGCTGCCCGCAGGCGTGGTCAATGTGGTCAACGGTTTCGGCGTCGAGGCGGGCAAGCCGCTCGCCAGCAGCAGCCGGATCGCCAAGATCGCCTTCACCGGCGAGACGAGCACCGGCCGCCTGATCATGCAATATGCCACCGAAAACCTGATCCCGGTGACGCTGGAGCTGGGCGGCAAGAGCCCGAATATCTTCTTCGAAGACGTGTGCCGCGAGGATGACGATTATCTCGACAAGGCGATCGAAGGCTTTGCGATGTTCGCGCTCAACCAGGGCGAGGTGTGCACCTGCCCCAGCCGCGCGCTGGTCCATGAGAGCATCTACGACCGCTTCATGGAGCGCGCGGTCGCCCGCGTCGAAGCGATCAAGGCGGGCAATCCGCTCGACATGGAAACCATGATCGGCGCGCAGGCCTCCTCCGAACAGCAGCAGAAGATCCTCTCCTACATCGACATCGGCAAGCAGGAGGGCGCGCAGCTGCTGACCGGCGGCGAAGCGGCCCGGTTCGCAGGCGAGATCGCCGACGGCTATTACGTCAAGCCGACCGTGTTCCGCGGCAACAACCGGATGCGCATCTTCCAGGAGGAGATCTTCGGCCCCGTCCTTTCGGTCACGACCTTCAAGGATCATGACGAGGCGCTGCAGATCGCCAACGACACGCTCTATGGTCTGGGCGCCGGTGTGTGGAGCCGCGATGCCAATACCTGCTACCGCTTCGGCCGTGCGATCAAGGCAGGGCGCGTGTGGACCAATTGCTATCACGCCTATCCCGCCCACGCCGCGTTCGGCGGCTATAAACAGTCCGGCATCGGGCGCGAAAACCATCGCATGATGCTCGACCATTACCAGCAAACCAAGAATATGCTGGTCAGCTACAGCCCGAAGAAGCTGGGCTTCTTCTGA
- a CDS encoding GAF domain-containing protein has translation MQSSSSAAQSFVAASWCRSGLKHGLDAGAARVPELVSGSELTQRRQRHGLMLEVARPLLDQLYQTVAATGCAVMLSDNDGVILESRSQTGDRAMFDRVGLTPGGVWSESREGTNGIGTCLVEGRPVTIHRDEHFASRNIGISCMDAPVRDAAGRLVGALDISSCREDHSAAMGALIQKIVQDAARRIESGMFRKFFAGHRIIDANLPGGEAALLAVDRDDLVIGATYAARHRLNLSDANLTGSRSAADILGGEETASFHDSERAVLRRALAQADGNATRAAKALGIGRATLYRRMEKVGLTRG, from the coding sequence TTGCAGTCCTCCTCAAGCGCCGCGCAGTCCTTTGTCGCGGCCAGCTGGTGTCGTTCGGGCCTTAAGCACGGACTCGATGCCGGGGCCGCGCGGGTGCCGGAGCTGGTGTCCGGCAGCGAGCTTACCCAGCGGCGACAGCGCCATGGCCTGATGCTCGAGGTGGCACGCCCGCTGCTCGACCAGCTGTATCAGACCGTCGCCGCCACCGGCTGCGCGGTCATGCTGTCCGACAATGACGGCGTTATCCTCGAATCCCGCAGCCAGACCGGCGACCGCGCAATGTTCGACCGGGTCGGGCTGACCCCGGGCGGGGTGTGGAGCGAAAGCCGCGAAGGCACCAACGGCATCGGTACATGCCTCGTCGAAGGGCGACCGGTCACGATCCACCGCGACGAGCACTTCGCCTCGCGCAATATCGGGATCAGCTGCATGGATGCGCCCGTGCGCGATGCGGCAGGACGGCTCGTCGGGGCGCTCGACATTTCCAGTTGCCGCGAAGATCACAGCGCGGCGATGGGGGCGCTGATTCAGAAGATCGTCCAGGACGCGGCGCGCAGGATCGAAAGCGGCATGTTCCGCAAGTTCTTCGCCGGGCATCGCATCATCGATGCGAACCTGCCGGGCGGCGAGGCGGCGCTGCTGGCGGTGGACCGCGACGATCTGGTGATCGGGGCGACCTATGCCGCGCGCCATCGCCTCAACCTGTCTGATGCGAACCTCACCGGATCGCGCAGCGCGGCAGACATTCTGGGCGGCGAAGAGACGGCGTCCTTCCACGACTCGGAAAGGGCGGTCCTGCGGCGCGCGCTTGCGCAGGCCGATGGTAACGCCACCCGCGCTGCCAAGGCGCTCGGAATCGGGCGGGCAACGCTCTATCGCCGGATGGAGAAGGTCGGCCTGACGCGCGGCTGA
- a CDS encoding helix-turn-helix transcriptional regulator: MQTETPDRILRINTVLDRTGLSRSTMYRKMHDGTFPQNVQISTRCVGWRASAIDAWLRNPIFYQDGKG, from the coding sequence ATGCAGACCGAAACCCCAGACCGCATCCTCCGGATCAATACCGTCCTCGACCGTACCGGGCTCAGTCGCTCCACGATGTACCGCAAGATGCACGACGGCACATTCCCACAGAACGTTCAGATCAGCACACGCTGCGTCGGCTGGAGGGCGTCAGCGATCGATGCCTGGCTGCGCAATCCGATATTCTATCAGGATGGCAAGGGGTGA